In the genome of Bacteroidales bacterium, one region contains:
- a CDS encoding C25 family cysteine peptidase, protein MRRTFLFLCLVSLAHMFFSQAIKVTYFIQKNDSVDIQLEFKSWVLDSIYRNGKLCIVPRFPHFSTILDSGRPSLSSFHPWLIWDEAFPQIRLISVTDTFFYGGFLPAEKKYLTDYEVASIVSIKDTFKSSDSLYPSDIVKIERRTRAFGQNLVQLGIYPFQYDFVNQKWIFHQKIVFRIANRSIKLKQELPSVLLRNIVLNPFMINKSSHTQIEGYLILTRPTFKFLADSFAMWKTLLGYDVRVVSCPGWTAGSVKDSILAYYFKKDFSLSCVLLLGDVEVIPAVYVQDNQGYYYSDFPYTLLEGDDYFPEVFIGRMPASTVAEARSMIRKVMRYEQNPPLQSSYYQKITLVSHFQDDNNDTYEDRRFSQTIEEIASYLEFLGKGINRIYYADATDDPRYWNNDYFSAGEPVPSHLRKPFFPWNGNYYQIRTAINQGTSLLLYRGHGTINGWSKPSFVRS, encoded by the coding sequence ATGAGAAGAACCTTTCTTTTTTTATGCCTCGTTTCTTTAGCTCATATGTTTTTCTCTCAAGCTATAAAGGTTACATACTTTATTCAGAAAAATGATTCAGTAGACATTCAGCTTGAATTTAAGTCATGGGTGCTCGATAGCATTTATCGCAACGGAAAATTATGCATAGTTCCACGTTTTCCTCATTTTTCTACCATCCTTGACTCAGGCAGGCCCTCTCTTTCTTCATTTCATCCTTGGTTAATTTGGGACGAAGCCTTTCCACAAATAAGGCTCATATCCGTTACTGATACCTTCTTCTATGGTGGTTTTTTACCTGCAGAAAAAAAATACTTGACTGATTATGAAGTTGCAAGTATAGTATCTATTAAAGATACTTTCAAAAGTTCTGATTCACTTTATCCGTCTGATATCGTAAAAATCGAACGCCGCACGAGAGCTTTTGGGCAAAATCTCGTTCAGCTTGGAATTTATCCTTTCCAATATGATTTTGTTAATCAAAAATGGATTTTCCATCAAAAAATAGTGTTTCGCATTGCCAATAGATCAATTAAATTAAAGCAAGAATTGCCTTCTGTCCTTCTTAGAAATATTGTACTAAATCCGTTTATGATCAATAAAAGTTCTCATACGCAGATAGAAGGTTATCTTATTCTGACTCGACCAACATTTAAATTTTTGGCCGATAGCTTTGCAATGTGGAAAACTCTTTTGGGATATGATGTAAGGGTTGTTTCATGTCCGGGATGGACTGCTGGTTCGGTTAAAGATAGTATTCTTGCTTATTATTTTAAAAAGGATTTTTCTTTATCCTGTGTTTTACTTTTAGGTGATGTTGAAGTAATCCCAGCTGTGTATGTGCAAGATAATCAAGGTTATTATTATTCTGATTTTCCCTATACTTTGTTAGAAGGAGATGACTATTTTCCTGAAGTTTTTATTGGCAGAATGCCTGCAAGCACTGTAGCTGAAGCCAGGAGTATGATACGTAAGGTGATGCGTTATGAGCAGAATCCACCTTTGCAGTCATCTTACTATCAAAAAATCACACTTGTATCTCACTTTCAGGACGACAACAACGACACCTATGAAGACAGACGTTTTTCTCAAACCATCGAAGAAATAGCTTCATATCTTGAATTTTTAGGTAAAGGGATCAATCGCATTTATTATGCTGATGCTACGGATGATCCTCGTTATTGGAACAACGATTATTTCAGTGCCGGCGAACCCGTACCTTCTCATCTTCGAAAGCCCTTCTTTCCCTGGAACGGGAATTATTATCAGATTCGTACGGCAATCAATCAAGGAACCTCGTTATTGCTGTATCGAGGTCATGGAACAATCAATGGATGGTCGAAACCATCGTTTGTTCGTTC